Proteins from a single region of Antechinus flavipes isolate AdamAnt ecotype Samford, QLD, Australia chromosome 2, AdamAnt_v2, whole genome shotgun sequence:
- the NTMT1 gene encoding N-terminal Xaa-Pro-Lys N-methyltransferase 1 isoform X1, which produces MTSEVVEDESQFYLKAEKYWKDVPPTVDGMLGGYGHISNIDINSSKKFLQRFLREGPNKTGTNCALDCGAGIGRITKRLLLPLFKVVDMVDVTEDFLIKAKTYLGEEGRRVRNYFCCGLQDFSPEPNSYDVIWIQWVIGHLTDQHLAEFLRRCKAGLRPNGIIVIKDNMAQEGVIMDDVDSSVCRDQEVVRRIVRHAGLNLLAEERQENFPDEIYQVYSFAMR; this is translated from the exons ATGACAAGTGAGGTTGTGGAAGATGAGAGCCAATTCTACTTGAAGGCAGAGAAGTACTGGAAAGACGTCCCACCCACAGTGGATGGCATGCTTGGAGGGTATGGCCATATCTCCAACATCGACATCAACAGCTCCAAGAAGTTCCTGCAGAGGTTTTTGAGG gAAGGTCCAAATAAAACAGGAACTAACTGTGCTTTGGACTGTGGAGCTGGCATTGGTCGAATCACCAAAAGGCTGCTCTTGCCACTGTTCAAAGTAGTGGATATGGTTGATGTTACAGAGGATTTCCTGATTAAGGCCAAAACTTACCTGGGTGAAGAGGGGAGGAGGGTGAGGAACTATTTCTGTTGTGGCCTACAGGACTTCAGCCCAGAACCAAACTCCTATGATGTCATTTGGATCCAGTGGGTTATAG GTCACCTGACTGATCAGCACCTTGCTGAATTCCTACGAAGGTGCAAGGCGGGTTTGCGGCCCAATGGCATCATTGTCATCAAGGATAATATGGCTCAGGAAGGGGTGATCATGGATGATGTGGATAGCAGTGTGTGCCGGGACCAGGAGGTGGTACGCAGGATTGTCCGCCATGCAGGTCTTAACCTCCTGGCCGAAGAGAGGCAGGAGAACTTTCCGGATGAGATTTATCAAGTCTACAGTTTTGCCATGAGATGA
- the NTMT1 gene encoding N-terminal Xaa-Pro-Lys N-methyltransferase 1 isoform X2 yields the protein MVDVTEDFLIKAKTYLGEEGRRVRNYFCCGLQDFSPEPNSYDVIWIQWVIGHLTDQHLAEFLRRCKAGLRPNGIIVIKDNMAQEGVIMDDVDSSVCRDQEVVRRIVRHAGLNLLAEERQENFPDEIYQVYSFAMR from the exons ATGGTTGATGTTACAGAGGATTTCCTGATTAAGGCCAAAACTTACCTGGGTGAAGAGGGGAGGAGGGTGAGGAACTATTTCTGTTGTGGCCTACAGGACTTCAGCCCAGAACCAAACTCCTATGATGTCATTTGGATCCAGTGGGTTATAG GTCACCTGACTGATCAGCACCTTGCTGAATTCCTACGAAGGTGCAAGGCGGGTTTGCGGCCCAATGGCATCATTGTCATCAAGGATAATATGGCTCAGGAAGGGGTGATCATGGATGATGTGGATAGCAGTGTGTGCCGGGACCAGGAGGTGGTACGCAGGATTGTCCGCCATGCAGGTCTTAACCTCCTGGCCGAAGAGAGGCAGGAGAACTTTCCGGATGAGATTTATCAAGTCTACAGTTTTGCCATGAGATGA